One Chryseobacterium wanjuense genomic region harbors:
- a CDS encoding PaaI family thioesterase, with protein sequence MYYTKDKTKEEILEFINNWGEETFAKTLDIKFIDIDLENETLTATMPVLPRIHQPFGIMHGGASCVLAETMGSSLSNIFIDGEKYFGVGTNINSNHLRSKKEGIVTAVARFIRKGKTMHVSEIEIRDEKGQLINHTTMTNNIINR encoded by the coding sequence ATGTATTACACGAAAGATAAAACTAAAGAAGAAATATTAGAATTCATCAACAATTGGGGTGAAGAAACATTTGCAAAAACTCTTGATATAAAATTCATTGATATTGATCTTGAAAATGAAACTCTAACAGCCACAATGCCTGTTTTACCAAGAATTCATCAGCCTTTCGGAATCATGCACGGCGGTGCAAGCTGTGTTTTGGCAGAAACAATGGGCTCAAGCCTGTCTAATATTTTTATTGATGGTGAGAAATATTTCGGTGTCGGAACGAATATTAATTCCAATCACTTAAGAAGCAAAAAAGAGGGAATCGTAACAGCCGTTGCAAGATTTATCCGAAAAGGAAAGACTATGCATGTTTCTGAAATAGAGATCCGTGACGAGAAAGGTCAGTTGATCAATCATACGACTATGACGAATAATATTATTAATCGATAG
- a CDS encoding 1-acyl-sn-glycerol-3-phosphate acyltransferase, whose amino-acid sequence MKKLFGKLMLKMMGWKIVLQGDVNSLNRCILVVAPHTHNMEYILGNFAYWALEKPLKVIIKDAHTKAWYGGLVKGLGGIGIDRSQKNDLVNFVAKQFEKDNFSLVITPEGTRSWVPKWRKGFYHMALAAKVPIVLAAGDFKRKIIYLGYTIPYERIASVPFTEIMREIEDYYIKNDIVPKVPENWNPNIMGNDSEAKG is encoded by the coding sequence ATGAAGAAACTATTCGGCAAACTGATGTTAAAAATGATGGGCTGGAAAATCGTCTTACAAGGCGACGTCAACAGCCTCAACAGATGTATTCTCGTTGTAGCGCCACACACCCACAACATGGAATATATTCTGGGAAACTTTGCCTATTGGGCTTTGGAGAAGCCTCTGAAGGTCATCATTAAAGACGCTCATACAAAAGCCTGGTACGGAGGATTAGTAAAAGGGTTAGGCGGAATCGGGATCGACAGAAGCCAGAAAAATGACCTGGTGAATTTCGTGGCCAAACAGTTTGAAAAAGATAATTTCAGTCTGGTTATCACTCCGGAAGGCACAAGAAGCTGGGTTCCGAAATGGAGAAAAGGCTTTTATCACATGGCTTTGGCAGCAAAAGTTCCGATCGTTTTGGCGGCAGGAGATTTTAAAAGGAAGATTATTTATTTGGGATATACCATTCCTTACGAAAGAATTGCTTCTGTTCCGTTCACAGAAATCATGCGCGAAATCGAAGATTATTACATCAAAAACGATATCGTTCCAAAAGTTCCGGAAAACTGGAATCCGAATATCATGGGAAATGATTCTGAAGCAAAGGGCTAG
- a CDS encoding PspC domain-containing protein, which yields MNKTLSIGLAGFSFTIEEHAYIKLSDYLNALRSSLDASEADEVMHDIEIRMVEIFRDSLGKREVINDTDVEKVIAQIGTPEKIEEQEEAYYSEKNNSRKSNTGTEYTDKKQLFRDPERQKIAGVCAGLAHYVGMDITAMRAIWLGVFVLGIFTAAISSSLIVLLYIILWIVLPKAETAADFLKMKGKPMNFDNLKNESNKLVQFANESTQRVGEMYIESKPYINNAGSGVWNVIRYILGGIFALMSFSCLIGVFVIFGFMGNSDFPPISEMDFYFDDGGMRYVLMAMITLGSLIPAMLFGLLSIKLISPKTKLRNTGWVIGALILALIAISTYFGISMAKKEMFLKGHKEDTEEVTINTKSDSIYVDFKQVNIPQNFRGYEDDLYSDKVSVFEKDWIHVEVTRKADVKTPYLIIKKEAKGYNFPLNVNVPVEVVDNKVILPNYIKYPYAHRFRDYSIDYELVIPAKSVVIPAKRDGIDFDGDLNGDGINDDDQDKDEHGNIKIEKNKITVNGSTIEYNSNDEDSDSIIINGKKVPSNQADQVIDSMKNSIKKMKGNVDIKVNEGKNEISIQTK from the coding sequence ATGAACAAGACACTCTCAATAGGACTCGCAGGTTTTTCTTTTACCATAGAAGAACACGCATATATAAAGCTCAGCGACTACCTGAATGCTCTTAGAAGCTCTCTGGATGCTTCGGAAGCAGATGAGGTAATGCATGACATAGAAATCAGAATGGTGGAGATCTTCAGAGATTCTTTAGGAAAACGTGAAGTGATCAACGATACAGACGTAGAGAAAGTAATCGCACAGATCGGAACTCCTGAAAAAATCGAAGAACAGGAAGAAGCTTATTATTCTGAAAAAAACAATTCGAGAAAAAGCAATACAGGAACAGAATATACAGATAAAAAACAACTATTCCGTGATCCTGAAAGACAAAAAATCGCTGGGGTTTGCGCAGGTCTGGCTCACTACGTAGGAATGGATATTACCGCGATGAGAGCTATCTGGCTAGGAGTTTTCGTTTTAGGAATCTTTACAGCAGCAATTTCTTCTTCATTAATAGTATTGCTATACATTATCCTTTGGATCGTTTTACCAAAAGCAGAAACAGCAGCAGATTTCCTGAAAATGAAGGGAAAGCCTATGAACTTCGACAATCTTAAGAATGAGTCTAATAAATTGGTACAATTTGCCAACGAATCTACTCAGAGGGTCGGAGAAATGTATATCGAAAGCAAGCCTTACATCAACAACGCAGGAAGCGGAGTATGGAATGTAATCAGATATATTCTGGGCGGAATCTTCGCATTAATGTCTTTCTCTTGTTTAATCGGAGTATTTGTAATCTTCGGATTCATGGGCAACAGCGACTTCCCTCCTATCAGCGAAATGGATTTCTATTTTGACGATGGCGGAATGAGATATGTTCTAATGGCCATGATCACTTTAGGAAGTTTAATTCCTGCAATGTTATTCGGATTATTGAGTATTAAATTAATCTCTCCAAAAACAAAACTGAGAAATACAGGATGGGTAATCGGAGCTTTAATTCTTGCACTGATCGCGATTTCCACTTACTTCGGAATCAGCATGGCAAAAAAAGAAATGTTCCTGAAAGGTCATAAAGAAGATACGGAAGAAGTTACCATCAATACAAAGTCAGACAGCATTTATGTAGACTTCAAGCAGGTAAATATTCCTCAAAACTTCAGAGGATACGAAGATGATCTTTATTCTGACAAGGTTTCTGTTTTCGAAAAAGACTGGATCCACGTGGAAGTTACAAGAAAAGCAGACGTAAAGACACCATATTTAATTATTAAAAAAGAAGCTAAAGGATACAATTTTCCTCTGAACGTAAATGTTCCGGTAGAAGTGGTAGACAACAAAGTGATTCTTCCTAACTATATTAAATATCCTTACGCTCACCGCTTCAGAGATTACAGTATCGATTATGAACTGGTAATTCCTGCAAAATCTGTAGTAATCCCTGCAAAAAGAGACGGAATCGACTTCGACGGAGATTTGAACGGAGACGGAATCAACGATGATGATCAGGATAAAGATGAACATGGAAATATTAAGATCGAAAAAAATAAAATCACGGTGAACGGCTCTACCATTGAGTACAACTCAAATGATGAAGACAGCGACAGCATTATCATCAATGGTAAAAAAGTTCCGAGCAACCAGGCTGATCAGGTAATTGATTCTATGAAAAACAGCATCAAAAAAATGAAAGGCAACGTAGACATCAAAGTAAACGAAGGTAAAAACGAAATTTCCATACAAACTAAATAA
- a CDS encoding PadR family transcriptional regulator, with translation MNTENTKAQMRKGILEFCILSLINHREMYVSDLIDELKKGKLDVVEGTLYPLLTRLKNGEFLSYRWEESTGGPPRKYYQITEKGKLFLDELQNTWNELTDSVNQITQKN, from the coding sequence ATGAATACTGAAAATACCAAAGCGCAAATGCGAAAAGGAATTCTGGAATTCTGTATTTTAAGTCTCATCAATCATCGTGAAATGTATGTTTCCGACCTAATAGATGAACTGAAAAAAGGAAAACTGGATGTAGTAGAAGGAACACTCTACCCTCTTTTAACAAGATTAAAAAATGGTGAGTTTCTTTCATATAGATGGGAAGAATCTACCGGAGGACCTCCGAGAAAATACTACCAGATAACAGAAAAAGGTAAATTGTTTTTAGATGAACTTCAAAATACCTGGAACGAATTAACAGATTCAGTCAACCAAATCACTCAAAAAAATTAA
- a CDS encoding XAC2610-related protein, producing MSYKLLLPILLMGNLCFAQHQFELKDASKNYDVKINVENCENNECSGKATIELFDKKTSKKFQTLSSDDLNFYLNEDQKPTANIIQLYNEQSPLIFDDFNFDGTEDVAIRNGNESGYGGPSYDVYVFNITKKQLVPSEELTQLAHENLGMFNTDSERKRLITY from the coding sequence ATGAGCTATAAATTATTGTTACCGATACTTTTGATGGGAAATCTCTGTTTTGCACAGCATCAGTTCGAGTTAAAAGATGCTTCAAAGAACTATGACGTGAAAATCAATGTGGAAAACTGTGAGAACAATGAATGCAGCGGGAAAGCAACCATAGAATTATTTGATAAAAAGACTTCTAAAAAATTTCAGACCCTCAGTTCTGACGATTTAAACTTTTATTTAAATGAAGATCAAAAGCCAACTGCGAATATTATTCAGTTATATAATGAACAAAGTCCATTGATTTTTGATGATTTCAATTTTGACGGAACGGAAGATGTGGCGATCAGAAACGGAAATGAAAGCGGCTACGGCGGCCCTTCCTATGATGTATATGTATTCAATATCACCAAAAAACAACTTGTTCCGAGCGAAGAGCTGACACAGCTGGCTCATGAGAATTTGGGGATGTTCAATACCGATTCTGAACGTAAAAGGTTGATTACCTATTAA
- a CDS encoding HD domain-containing protein, with protein sequence MKIQKEIDFILAVDALKNVQRRNYNADDSRRENTAEHSWQIIILAQILYPYAKNRADIDLLRVIRMLSIHDLVEIEAGDTFLFDEAAMVGKFEREKISAQNIFGILDEPLRSEFFDLWLEFEEEKTPDAIFACSIDRIMPFILNSHTSGKSWTEAGVTEKQIRNMLENAISRASDELGEAFQLLMVKNLETEKVLK encoded by the coding sequence ATGAAGATACAGAAGGAGATTGATTTTATTCTGGCAGTTGATGCCTTAAAAAATGTACAGAGAAGAAATTACAATGCAGATGATTCCAGAAGGGAAAATACGGCGGAACATTCGTGGCAGATTATTATTTTAGCCCAAATCCTTTATCCATACGCAAAAAACAGAGCAGATATTGATTTGTTGAGGGTGATCAGAATGCTGTCAATTCATGATCTTGTTGAAATTGAAGCGGGAGATACTTTTTTGTTCGACGAAGCGGCAATGGTCGGAAAGTTTGAAAGGGAAAAAATCTCTGCTCAAAATATTTTCGGAATTTTAGACGAACCTTTACGCTCAGAATTCTTTGATCTTTGGCTGGAATTCGAAGAAGAGAAAACTCCGGATGCAATTTTTGCCTGCTCCATCGACAGAATCATGCCTTTTATCTTAAACTCCCACACTTCCGGAAAAAGCTGGACAGAAGCCGGTGTTACGGAAAAGCAGATCAGAAATATGCTGGAAAATGCAATCAGTCGTGCTTCGGATGAACTGGGAGAGGCTTTTCAGTTGCTGATGGTTAAAAACTTGGAGACGGAAAAGGTGTTGAAATAA